ACGGGGTTCGCGAACGCGGACTCCCGCGAGAGGCTCTTCGGCCGCCCCTTCGGGGTCACCTCGCGGTCGTCCTCACCGCGGGCGCGCTCGTACAGCTCCCGGCCGCGACTGTCAAACGCCGCCTCCAGCTCTCCGGGGTCCGCGTCCGCCACGTCGCCCGCGGTCTCCAGACCCATCTCCCGGAGTTCGCGCGCCGTGACGGGGCCGACGCCGTGTATCTCTTCGACGTCGAGCGGCGCGAGGAAGTCCCGTACCTCGTCCGGTTCCACCACGACCAGCCCGTCCGGCTTCTCCCGGTCGCTCGCCACCTTCGCGGTACTCATGTTCGGCGCGACGCCCACGCTCGCGACCACGCCGACCTCCCGCTCGATTCGGTTTTTCACGTGTCTGGCGAACCCCTCGGCCACCTCCCAGGCGGTCCGGTCCGTCACGTCCAGGTACGCCTCGTCGATGCTCACCTCCCGAACGGTGTCGGCGCACTCGTGGAGGATCTCCTTCACCCCCCCGCTGACCGATTCGTAGAAGTCCATGTCGACCGGCCGGTAGTGGCCCGCCTCGTCGACGTTCTGGTCTGGATCGTCGCGCGCTGCGACCTTCCGCGGGAGCCTGTCCAGCGCCGTCGAGATGGCCTGTGCGCTCTCGACGCCGTACTCCCGGGCCTCGTAGCTCGCCGTGGCGACCGCCCCGACGTCGTCGCCCGGCTCGTACCCCATCCCCACGACGACGGGCTCGCCGCGCAGTTCCGGCTCGCGCAGCCGCTCGCAGGACGCGTAGAAGCAGTCCATGTCGACGTGGAGGACTATCCGGTCCCGCTCCTCCGCGTCGGGCGCGCCCGGCAGCCGCGGCCCGCCGCTGTCGGCCATGTCACGCGATTGGGAGTCGAGGGTATTAATCACTTGTTCGCCGGTGCCACTGTTTTTGCGCCCGCGGTCGGATCGCTACCTATGCCCGACCCGGACCTCGACCGATTCGAGTCGCGCCGCTCGACCGCCTACGCCCCGAACGGTCTCGTCGCGACGAGCCAGCCCCTCGCGGCGCAGGCCGGCGTGGAGACGCTCCGCGACGGCGGCAACGCGTTCGACGCCGCCGTCGCCACCGCGGCCGCCCTCAACGTCGTCGAACCGACGAGCACGGGGCTCGGCGGCGACGTGTTCGCGCTCTACCGCACCGCCGACGGCGAAGTCGGTGGGATGCGCAGCTGCGGCGGCGCGCCGGCGGACGCGACTATCGAGAACGTCAGCGAGGCCGTCGCCGACGAGCAGGACGTCGATCCCGAGGACGCGACGATGCCCGACCTCGGGCCGCACACGGTGACCGTTCCCGGCACGGCGCGCGGCTGGGAGGCAACCTTGGAGGAACTCGGGACCATCGACCTCGACGAAGCGCTCCAGCCGGCGATCCGCTACGCTACGGACGGCTATCCCGTTACCGAGGTCATCGCCCATCACTGGTCCGGCGCGGAGGACCTGTTCGACGACGACAACGCCCGCGCGGCGTACCTCTTCGACGGCGAGACACCGGACGTCGGCCAGACCGTCCGCCTCCCGGAACTCGGCCGGTCGATGGAACTCATCGCCGAGGAGGGCGCCGACGTCGTCTACGAGGGCGAGATAGCGGACGCCATCGTAGACGAGGTACAGGCGAAAGGGGGCTTCCTCTCGCGCGACGACCTCGCTACCTTCGAACCCGAGTTCGTCGATCCCGTCAGCACGACGTACAACGGTGCCGAGGTCTACGAACTCCCGCCGAACAACCAGGGGTTGATCGCCCTCGAAGCGCTGAACATCGCCGAGGAGCTCGGCGCCGGCGACTACCCCCTCGACTCGCCCGAACGCGTCCACTACTTCACCGAAGCGCTGAAGCTCGCCTTCCACGACGGACACCGCTACATCACCGATCCCGATTACGAGGAGATCCCGCCGCTCGCGAGCAAGGAGTACGCCGCGGAACGCGCCGAGGCCGTCGGGGAGGAAGCCCTGGATGACGTCGACGTCGGCCTGCCGAACGCGAACGCCGAGGACGCCGACACCGTCCTGCTCACCGTCGCGGACGCCGAGGGGAACCTCGTCTCGTACATCAACTCCCGGTTCGCCGGCTTC
This portion of the Halostella limicola genome encodes:
- the dinB gene encoding DNA polymerase IV; this translates as MADSGGPRLPGAPDAEERDRIVLHVDMDCFYASCERLREPELRGEPVVVGMGYEPGDDVGAVATASYEAREYGVESAQAISTALDRLPRKVAARDDPDQNVDEAGHYRPVDMDFYESVSGGVKEILHECADTVREVSIDEAYLDVTDRTAWEVAEGFARHVKNRIEREVGVVASVGVAPNMSTAKVASDREKPDGLVVVEPDEVRDFLAPLDVEEIHGVGPVTARELREMGLETAGDVADADPGELEAAFDSRGRELYERARGEDDREVTPKGRPKSLSRESAFANPVAEAEPKREQVRTLATAVADRARREGAMYRTIGIKAVTPPFDVNTRARSLPGPVDEPDLVEEVALDLLEEFADAPVRKVGVRVSNLSFAAADQTSLDGWGDDGEGSVSDDGNSAEDADSETALSDDETGGDEAPSGQATLTDF
- a CDS encoding gamma-glutamyltransferase family protein, encoding MPDPDLDRFESRRSTAYAPNGLVATSQPLAAQAGVETLRDGGNAFDAAVATAAALNVVEPTSTGLGGDVFALYRTADGEVGGMRSCGGAPADATIENVSEAVADEQDVDPEDATMPDLGPHTVTVPGTARGWEATLEELGTIDLDEALQPAIRYATDGYPVTEVIAHHWSGAEDLFDDDNARAAYLFDGETPDVGQTVRLPELGRSMELIAEEGADVVYEGEIADAIVDEVQAKGGFLSRDDLATFEPEFVDPVSTTYNGAEVYELPPNNQGLIALEALNIAEELGAGDYPLDSPERVHYFTEALKLAFHDGHRYITDPDYEEIPPLASKEYAAERAEAVGEEALDDVDVGLPNANAEDADTVLLTVADAEGNLVSYINSRFAGFGSGLVAGDSGIALQNRGASFSLDPDHPNRLEPGKRPFHTLVPTIAKFGADDWAAFGVMGGYMQPQGHVQIISNLVDYDLPLQAALDRPRFRYRENGQSGIEERLTDTVPSKLARKGHDVAVLPPALFGGAQIVRNRGGTLSGATEPRKDGVAIGF